Proteins from a genomic interval of Haemorhous mexicanus isolate bHaeMex1 chromosome Z, bHaeMex1.pri, whole genome shotgun sequence:
- the PSAT1 gene encoding phosphoserine aminotransferase produces the protein MAAAEGGRQVANFGAGPAKLPRSVLLEAQKDLVDYKGLGISVLEMSHRSSDFAKILNTTENLMRELLNIPDNYKVIFLQGGGSGQFSAVPLNLIGLKEGRQADYVVTGGWSAKAAKEAEKYAKVNIVHPKLGAYTSIPDPSTWNLNPDASYVYYCANETVHGVEFDFVPDVKGAVLVCDMSSNFLSKPVDVSKFGVIFAGAQKNVGCAGVTVVIVREDLLGFALKECPVVLDYKTQAANSSLYNTPPCYSIYIMGLVLEWIKNNGGAAAMDKHSLIKSRMIYDIIDKSNGFYACPVERKSRSRMNVPFRIGSVKGDEALEKKFLEKAVELNMISLKGHRSVGGIRASLYNAVTVEDVQKLATFMRSFMQMHQS, from the exons ATGGCAGCGGCGGAGGGCGGGCGGCAGGTCGCGAACTTCGGCGCCGGGCCGGCGAAGCTGCCGCGCTCC gTATTACTAGAAGCACAGAAAGATTTGGTGGACTACAAAGGACTTGGTATAAGTGTTCTTG AAATGAGCCATCGGTCTTCAGATTttgcaaaaattttaaatacaactGAAAATCTCATGCGTGAATTGCT AAATATACCAGACAACTACAAAGTTATTTTCCTTCAAGGAGGTGGATCTGGTCAGTTCAGTGCAGTCCCGCTTAACCTTATTGGTTTAAAGGAGGGAAGACAGGCAGATTATGTGGTTACTGGAGGTTGGTCGGCAAAAGCAGCTAAGGAAGCGGAGAAGTATGCCAAAGTAAATATTGTTCATCCCAAACTAGGAGCCTATACAA GCATTCCTGACCCAAGCACTTGGAATCTTAATCCGGATGCATCTTATGTGTATTATTGTGCTAATGAAACTGTTCATGGTGTGGAGTTTGACTTTGTACCTGATGTCAAAGGAGCAGTCTTGGTTTGTGATATGTCATCAAACTTCCTGTCCAAACCTGTGGATGTTTCCAAG tTTGGTGTGATTTTCGCTGGTGCTCAGAAGAAtgttggctgtgctggagtTACTGTTGTAATAGTACGTGAGGACTTGCTGGGATTTGCACTGAAGGAATGCCCTGTTGTACTGGATTACAAAACACAGGCAGCAAACAGCTCATTGTATAACACTCCACCGTGCTACAG TATTTATATCATGGGATTGGTACTGGAATGGATAAAGAATAATGGTGGAGCTGCAGCTATGGATAAACACAGTTTAATCAAGTCACGGATGATTTATGATATTATAGACAAATCTAATGGATTTTATGC ATGTCCAGTGGAGAGAAAGAGCCGAAGCAGAATGAATGTACCTTTCCGCATTGGCAGTGTCAAGGGCGATGAAGCCctagaaaagaaatttcttgAGAAGGCTGTGGAACTTAACATGATATCTCTGAAAGGACATCG GTCTGTGGGAGGAATCCGTGCCTCTTTATACAATGCGGTGACTGTAGAAGATGTTCAGAAGCTTGCAACTTTCATGAGAAGCTTCATGCAGATGCATCAGTCATAA